The following coding sequences lie in one Ignavibacteria bacterium genomic window:
- a CDS encoding acetyl-CoA carboxylase carboxyltransferase subunit alpha, translated as MAKAVLDFEKPIFELESKINEMRQYQGKLDIADEITKLERKVRKLKESVYGDLTRWQKVQLARHPERPFTLDYIYLMANDFIELHGDRQCKDDKSIVGGFAKIDEHKVMIIGHQKGRDTKSNVYRNFGMPNPEGYRKALRLMKLAEKFNRPVITMLDTPGAYPGLEAEQRGQAEAIARNLLEMSRLRVPIIVVIIGEGASGGALGIGVGDRILMLENCWYSVISPESCSSILWKSWDFKEQAAEALRLTAPDLLQQKIIDRIIPEPLGGAHTNHELAAKNLKAAIIEELTQLLKLKTEKLLDYRFAKFAKMGVWHE; from the coding sequence ATGGCTAAAGCAGTATTGGATTTTGAAAAACCAATCTTTGAACTTGAAAGTAAAATAAACGAGATGCGGCAGTATCAGGGTAAACTTGATATTGCGGATGAGATAACTAAGCTTGAAAGAAAGGTCAGAAAGTTGAAAGAAAGCGTTTATGGCGATTTGACTCGGTGGCAGAAGGTCCAGCTGGCCAGGCATCCCGAACGCCCTTTTACACTGGATTATATTTACCTGATGGCAAACGATTTTATTGAGCTCCATGGCGACCGCCAGTGTAAGGATGATAAATCAATCGTTGGCGGATTTGCTAAGATAGATGAACATAAAGTGATGATAATAGGGCACCAGAAGGGGCGGGATACAAAAAGTAACGTATACAGGAACTTTGGAATGCCGAACCCCGAAGGTTACCGCAAGGCTCTGCGCCTGATGAAACTTGCAGAAAAATTTAACCGGCCTGTAATTACAATGCTCGATACGCCGGGGGCCTACCCGGGCCTTGAGGCTGAACAGCGGGGACAGGCCGAGGCTATTGCCCGCAACCTCCTTGAAATGAGCCGCCTCAGAGTCCCAATTATTGTTGTCATTATTGGCGAGGGAGCCAGCGGTGGCGCCCTTGGAATTGGTGTGGGCGACAGAATACTTATGCTCGAGAACTGCTGGTACTCTGTAATCAGCCCTGAATCGTGCTCAAGCATCCTCTGGAAAAGCTGGGACTTTAAAGAACAGGCCGCCGAGGCTCTTAGGCTTACTGCCCCTGACCTCCTTCAGCAGAAAATAATCGACAGGATCATTCCTGAACCCCTGGGAGGCGCCCATACCAACCATGAGCTCGCGGCAAAAAATCTTAAGGCTGCCATAATAGAAGAGCTTACACAGCTTCTGAAGCTTAAAACTGAAAAGCTCCTTGACTACAGATTTGCCAAGTTTGCTAAAATGGGCGTATGGCACGAATAA
- a CDS encoding DegT/DnrJ/EryC1/StrS family aminotransferase: MKINMVDLKKQYASIKNEIDAEIMDVVESTQFIMGKKVSDFENGCAAYLGVKHAIACASGTDALQIAMMALDIKPGDEVITTPFTFVATAETIALLGAVPVYVDILNDTYNIDPSKIEAAITPRTKAIIPVHLYGQAADLDPILEIARKHNLYVIEDAAQAFGTEYKGKKVGTIGTIGATSFFPSKNLGAYGDAGMVFTQDDSLGEKIRMIAAHGSKERYVHELLGLNSRMDALQAAVLNVKLKYIDRWNEARANNASLYREKLQQADVVTPFKADFSTHIYHQFSIRVKDRKGLQEFLSSKGIPTAVHYPIPLHQQPAFVDESKTYHLPVAETVAREIISLPMYPELTLEEIEYIANAITEFTGKK; the protein is encoded by the coding sequence ATGAAAATCAATATGGTGGATTTGAAGAAGCAGTATGCTTCTATTAAAAATGAAATAGATGCAGAAATTATGGACGTGGTGGAATCTACTCAGTTCATCATGGGTAAGAAGGTAAGTGACTTTGAGAACGGATGCGCAGCTTATCTCGGCGTAAAACACGCAATCGCATGCGCCAGCGGAACAGACGCCCTCCAGATTGCCATGATGGCTCTGGATATTAAACCAGGTGATGAAGTTATCACAACACCTTTTACTTTTGTCGCCACGGCTGAAACTATCGCTCTTCTTGGCGCAGTGCCGGTCTATGTCGATATCCTGAACGATACCTATAATATCGATCCTTCGAAAATTGAAGCCGCTATTACACCAAGAACAAAGGCTATTATTCCTGTCCACCTTTACGGACAGGCAGCAGACTTGGACCCCATACTTGAAATTGCAAGAAAGCACAACCTTTATGTAATTGAAGATGCCGCACAGGCATTTGGAACTGAATACAAGGGAAAGAAAGTCGGAACAATTGGAACTATAGGAGCAACCAGCTTCTTCCCCAGCAAGAACCTTGGAGCTTATGGCGATGCCGGAATGGTCTTTACACAGGATGACTCTTTGGGTGAAAAAATCCGCATGATTGCTGCCCACGGCTCAAAGGAACGTTATGTTCACGAACTCCTGGGCCTGAATTCCAGAATGGATGCCCTGCAGGCAGCTGTTCTGAATGTAAAACTGAAATATATAGATCGGTGGAACGAGGCAAGAGCCAACAACGCCAGCCTTTACAGGGAAAAACTTCAGCAGGCAGATGTTGTAACTCCTTTTAAGGCAGACTTCTCTACTCATATCTATCACCAGTTCTCTATAAGGGTTAAAGACAGAAAAGGACTTCAGGAATTCTTGTCATCCAAGGGTATACCTACTGCAGTCCATTATCCTATTCCTCTTCACCAGCAGCCGGCATTCGTTGATGAGTCAAAAACTTATCACCTGCCCGTAGCTGAAACTGTAGCGCGTGAGATCATCTCACTGCCGATGTATCCTGAACTTACTTTAGAAGAAATAGAATATATAGCAAACGCCATAACTGAATTCACGGGGAAGAAATAA
- a CDS encoding glycosyltransferase family 2 protein, whose amino-acid sequence MVILFIFLIFISIHSYILYPVIINIIARLKGKNPEENSYYPEVSILCSAYNEEKVIENRIKNILSLDYDLSKIEMLIGSDCSSDRTNEMLLELQRNHPWLKVHIFSQRRGKAAVINDLVKLARHEILVFTDANTEFDRNSLKLLLEDFYATEIGGVSGRLILLEPEANRSESVEEKKYWEYETLIKRAEGRCGILIGANGGIFAIRKKLFREIPTKKAVTDDFFISLSVLEKDYRFIYRYDAFAFEEVGRSVSLEVKRKIRFASTNFQTMFFFRKLLFNKNILVSYAFWSHKITRWFLPFILIITFLLNILILGNGGFFVAAFAAQLLFYAAALFGYILSLFKIRMTAFSLPYFFVVANMALLLGFFRFMSGKHSIIWQSTPR is encoded by the coding sequence GTGGTTATTCTATTTATATTTCTAATATTTATTTCAATCCATTCTTATATCTTATATCCGGTCATAATTAACATTATTGCCCGGCTTAAGGGAAAGAATCCGGAAGAAAATTCATATTACCCGGAAGTCTCAATACTATGCTCAGCTTATAATGAAGAAAAGGTAATTGAAAATAGGATTAAGAACATTCTTTCCCTGGATTATGACCTTAGTAAAATTGAGATGCTGATCGGCTCCGACTGCTCAAGCGACAGGACAAATGAGATGCTCCTGGAACTGCAGAGAAATCATCCCTGGCTGAAGGTCCATATTTTCTCCCAAAGACGCGGCAAAGCTGCCGTAATAAACGACCTGGTTAAACTAGCACGGCATGAAATCCTCGTTTTTACCGACGCAAATACCGAATTCGACAGAAATTCCCTTAAACTTCTGCTGGAAGATTTTTACGCCACTGAAATAGGCGGCGTAAGCGGAAGACTAATACTGTTAGAACCTGAGGCCAATAGAAGTGAAAGCGTAGAGGAGAAAAAGTACTGGGAATATGAAACTCTGATTAAAAGAGCTGAAGGCAGATGCGGCATCCTAATCGGTGCTAACGGCGGCATTTTTGCAATAAGAAAAAAGCTCTTCAGGGAAATTCCTACAAAAAAAGCCGTTACTGACGACTTCTTTATATCTCTCAGCGTACTGGAGAAAGACTACAGGTTCATCTACCGCTATGATGCATTTGCCTTTGAGGAAGTAGGCCGCAGCGTCAGCCTGGAGGTAAAAAGAAAGATCCGCTTTGCATCTACAAATTTTCAGACGATGTTTTTCTTCAGGAAGCTTCTTTTTAACAAAAACATCCTTGTGTCCTATGCTTTCTGGTCGCATAAAATTACAAGGTGGTTTTTACCTTTTATATTGATAATCACATTCTTACTCAATATTTTGATTCTCGGAAATGGCGGCTTTTTTGTGGCCGCTTTTGCTGCACAACTATTGTTTTACGCTGCCGCATTATTTGGCTATATACTTTCTCTCTTTAAGATCAGAATGACAGCCTTTTCGCTTCCGTACTTTTTTGTGGTGGCTAATATGGCTCTGCTTCTGGGGTTTTTCCGGTTTATGTCGGGAAAGCATTCAATTATTTGGCAATCGACTCCTAGGTAA
- a CDS encoding polyprenol monophosphomannose synthase — protein sequence MDGKSIVIIPTYNELENISVLIPDLMDRYPHLDILIVDDNSPDGTAGYVKKMQENNGCIKLIERSGKMGLGTAYVAGFRFMLENGYDYAIQMDADYSHDPKEIGNFFREIRNCDLVIGSRYITGVNVVNWPMRRLLLSYFASYYTRFITGIPVADCTGGFKMFRRKVLETINLQDIRSNGYSFQIEMNYKAWKAGFKIKEIPIIFIDRVKGRSKMNKKIVREAVLMVWKLRFKSIFGRL from the coding sequence ATGGATGGAAAATCAATCGTTATAATTCCGACTTACAATGAGCTGGAGAACATCAGCGTACTTATACCGGACCTGATGGACCGGTATCCTCATCTTGATATTCTTATCGTTGACGATAACTCTCCCGACGGAACGGCAGGTTACGTGAAAAAAATGCAGGAAAATAACGGTTGTATTAAACTTATTGAACGCTCCGGAAAAATGGGCTTGGGAACTGCTTATGTAGCCGGTTTCAGGTTTATGCTTGAAAACGGCTACGACTATGCCATACAGATGGATGCCGATTATTCACACGACCCGAAGGAAATTGGAAATTTCTTCCGCGAGATCAGGAATTGTGACCTCGTTATCGGCAGCCGCTATATTACCGGAGTCAATGTGGTTAACTGGCCTATGCGCAGGCTCCTGCTCAGCTACTTCGCAAGCTATTATACCAGGTTTATTACAGGTATTCCGGTTGCTGACTGTACAGGGGGATTCAAGATGTTCAGGCGCAAAGTGCTTGAAACCATTAACCTCCAGGATATCAGAAGTAACGGTTATTCCTTTCAGATTGAAATGAACTATAAGGCCTGGAAGGCAGGCTTCAAAATAAAGGAGATTCCCATTATCTTTATCGACCGCGTTAAGGGCCGCTCGAAGATGAATAAGAAAATCGTGCGCGAAGCCGTCCTTATGGTCTGGAAACTCAGATTTAAAAGTATTTTTGGCAGATTATAA
- a CDS encoding glycosyltransferase gives MIDLSVIIVNFNVKEFLQNLLGSIQKSTGNISTEVIVIDNASDDGSVEILREKFPWVKLIASEKNLGFGRANNLGLEISQGKYILLLNPDTIVQEDTFQKLISFFEKTPDAGLAGCKVLNSDGTLQLACRRGFPGPWTSFTKVTGLSKLFPKSRLFARYNMTYLSENETYEVDAISGAFMMLKREVYEKVGGFDCQFFMYGEDLDLCYRIQKAGYKVYYVHDTQIIHYKGESTKRSSLDETRVFYEAMHLFVKKHFSSSFMVEIILRFAIIIRQLFASLNVYRLVALALVFDFLFFDLSLFAAAHLYQSPHWHGFPQDTILGIYTIPALIQILIASMTGAYKKDSISVLRVLYSIVLGFFILSSVTFFFKQYAYSRAVVLSTYAILLFMLPAWRIIFKLGFKLGLKEEIYKTRTLIVGTDRHSVDLAKKLKSKLTSIQKIAGLIGLNRKQVGEKIEGMDVLGSIDNIKKIIKEKKITEVIFASGEMSYNQMLAVVSECQGENVDFKVAGSELDYLVGKSSITMLDEIPLLEIFYNISTLTSKVTKRIFDFVLAIPALIFIYPFIYSFRKIGPNSSDFSRFVLGLPEVLSGKKSIVGPFRQRTDTDLYLGRSGLTGLWYTEGLDNTDRDESIKLDIFYARNQNIWLDLEILGKTFSKMFSGMEN, from the coding sequence ATGATAGACCTATCTGTAATTATCGTAAATTTTAACGTCAAAGAGTTCCTGCAGAACCTCCTGGGTTCTATTCAAAAGAGTACCGGAAATATTTCAACAGAAGTTATTGTTATTGACAACGCTTCCGATGACGGAAGCGTTGAAATTTTACGCGAAAAATTCCCCTGGGTCAAACTCATTGCAAGTGAAAAGAACCTCGGATTTGGACGTGCAAACAACCTGGGACTTGAAATCTCACAGGGTAAATATATACTCTTATTAAATCCCGACACAATCGTCCAGGAAGATACATTCCAGAAGCTCATCTCTTTTTTCGAAAAAACTCCCGATGCAGGGCTTGCCGGCTGCAAGGTCCTTAATTCCGACGGCACGCTGCAGCTTGCGTGCAGAAGAGGCTTCCCGGGTCCCTGGACTTCTTTTACAAAAGTTACCGGCCTTAGCAAACTCTTCCCCAAAAGCCGCCTTTTTGCCAGGTACAACATGACCTACCTTAGTGAAAACGAAACCTACGAGGTTGATGCAATCTCTGGCGCTTTTATGATGTTGAAGCGCGAGGTCTATGAAAAGGTCGGCGGCTTCGACTGCCAGTTCTTTATGTACGGCGAGGACCTGGACCTTTGCTATAGGATCCAGAAGGCGGGCTATAAGGTTTACTATGTCCATGATACGCAGATAATCCATTATAAGGGGGAAAGCACAAAAAGAAGCAGCCTGGATGAAACCAGAGTATTCTATGAGGCCATGCACCTTTTTGTAAAGAAGCATTTTTCATCTTCCTTTATGGTGGAAATAATTCTGCGCTTTGCAATTATTATACGGCAGCTTTTTGCTTCCTTGAATGTCTATAGGCTGGTGGCTCTGGCTCTCGTTTTCGACTTCCTGTTTTTCGACCTCTCACTTTTTGCTGCGGCGCATTTGTATCAGTCACCCCACTGGCACGGCTTTCCTCAGGATACAATACTTGGCATCTATACAATCCCGGCTCTGATCCAGATATTAATTGCATCCATGACCGGGGCTTACAAAAAGGACTCAATTTCTGTCCTGCGCGTACTCTATTCAATTGTGCTTGGTTTTTTTATCCTGTCTTCTGTTACTTTCTTCTTTAAACAGTATGCATACAGCCGCGCTGTTGTTCTGTCTACCTATGCAATCCTTTTATTCATGCTGCCGGCCTGGCGCATTATTTTCAAGCTCGGCTTTAAGCTTGGACTTAAAGAGGAGATCTATAAAACCAGAACACTCATCGTCGGCACCGACCGCCACTCTGTCGACTTGGCTAAGAAACTTAAAAGCAAACTGACGAGCATTCAGAAAATTGCCGGCCTGATCGGCTTGAACAGAAAACAGGTGGGGGAGAAGATAGAGGGGATGGATGTCCTCGGAAGCATTGATAATATTAAAAAGATTATAAAAGAAAAGAAAATAACCGAAGTCATCTTTGCCTCCGGCGAAATGTCTTATAACCAGATGCTCGCCGTGGTTTCAGAATGCCAGGGGGAGAACGTGGACTTTAAGGTTGCCGGAAGCGAACTGGATTACCTCGTCGGCAAATCCTCCATTACAATGCTCGATGAGATCCCGCTGCTCGAGATTTTTTATAATATTTCCACTTTGACAAGCAAAGTAACCAAAAGAATTTTTGACTTCGTACTCGCAATTCCGGCTTTGATCTTTATTTATCCTTTCATATATTCGTTCCGGAAAATCGGACCTAATAGCAGCGATTTCTCGAGATTCGTTCTGGGGCTGCCTGAGGTCCTATCGGGCAAAAAATCCATCGTCGGACCCTTCAGGCAAAGAACTGATACGGATCTTTACCTTGGCCGAAGCGGCCTTACCGGCCTCTGGTACACAGAGGGCTTGGACAACACGGACCGCGACGAATCAATAAAACTTGATATATTTTATGCCAGAAATCAAAATATCTGGCTGGACCTGGAGATTTTGGGCAAAACTTTTAGTAAAATGTTTAGTGGTATGGAGAACTAA
- the nadC gene encoding carboxylating nicotinate-nucleotide diphosphorylase, which yields MNLQSEIDKIIRRAFDEDVASGDITTIATVPENVQGKAAFLVKDEGIIAGLDVTERVFHLLNPGLIFIPYTTNGSKVSQGQIIAEVKGSASSILTSERTALNFLQRMSGIATLAGRFSELVKGTKAQIIDTRKTVPGLRMLDKLAVVQGGCRNHRQGLFDMFLIKDNHIAASGSITRAVEACREYMKKNNFSSKIEVEVTTIEQTKEALNSKADIIMLDNFDVRLMKEAVALINGQALVEASGGVNLNTVRPIAETGVDFISVGALTHSVKAMDISLNLIMNA from the coding sequence ATGAATCTGCAGTCTGAAATAGACAAAATAATAAGAAGAGCATTTGATGAAGATGTTGCCTCCGGCGATATTACAACAATTGCAACGGTACCTGAAAATGTTCAGGGTAAAGCCGCCTTTCTGGTTAAAGATGAAGGCATTATTGCAGGACTTGACGTTACCGAAAGAGTATTCCATCTTCTGAATCCCGGACTTATCTTTATCCCATATACAACTAACGGATCAAAGGTCAGTCAGGGACAGATTATTGCCGAAGTAAAAGGGAGCGCCTCTTCAATCCTTACTTCCGAAAGAACAGCTCTTAACTTCCTTCAGAGAATGAGCGGCATTGCAACTCTTGCAGGACGCTTTTCTGAACTGGTAAAGGGCACAAAAGCCCAGATAATAGATACAAGAAAAACTGTTCCGGGCCTTAGGATGCTTGACAAGCTGGCTGTAGTTCAGGGCGGCTGCAGGAACCACCGCCAGGGGCTTTTTGATATGTTTCTGATTAAAGATAACCATATCGCGGCCTCTGGATCAATTACCAGGGCAGTGGAAGCCTGCAGGGAATATATGAAAAAAAATAACTTTAGCTCTAAAATAGAAGTTGAAGTTACCACAATTGAACAGACTAAAGAAGCTCTGAATTCTAAGGCCGATATAATCATGCTGGACAACTTCGACGTCAGGCTTATGAAAGAGGCAGTAGCTTTAATCAACGGCCAGGCTCTCGTTGAGGCCTCAGGCGGCGTAAACTTAAACACCGTACGCCCAATTGCCGAGACAGGAGTGGATTTTATATCCGTAGGCGCGCTGACACACAGCGTTAAGGCAATGGATATTTCACTGAATTTAATAATGAATGCCTGA
- a CDS encoding acyl-CoA thioesterase, producing the protein MLLNKTYIRVRYADTDKMQFVYNGKYLEYFEVGRTELLRAIGLPYSSIESLGFQLPVLESFIRYKNPGRYDDLLEVEACVKEIPRPKIHIDYIVRRSQTGEVLAEGYTEHIFMKEDTKKAVRPPQFYIDALLPHMTEVEEK; encoded by the coding sequence ATGCTGTTAAATAAAACTTATATAAGGGTGCGTTATGCCGATACAGACAAAATGCAGTTCGTCTATAACGGCAAATATCTGGAGTATTTTGAGGTAGGAAGAACAGAACTTTTGAGGGCCATCGGCCTTCCTTATAGTTCAATTGAATCACTCGGCTTTCAGCTCCCGGTGCTTGAGTCTTTTATCAGGTACAAAAATCCCGGCCGCTACGACGACCTCCTTGAAGTGGAAGCCTGCGTAAAGGAAATACCCAGGCCCAAGATCCATATTGATTACATCGTACGCAGAAGTCAGACCGGAGAGGTGCTGGCAGAAGGATACACCGAACATATCTTCATGAAGGAAGATACCAAAAAAGCCGTACGGCCCCCTCAGTTTTATATTGATGCCCTTTTGCCCCATATGACGGAAGTTGAAGAAAAATGA
- a CDS encoding sugar transferase: MNRKLEKILVLTVDFIAINLVWTLFYLLRVESGLFSLFSEPEFLLPMFVVYLYWFFVFIFVGMYRTWFALSRFDELSTLFKTSFVAIFILFFVIFLDDYMHGEASNNRILIFIYWGVFFIIVSFGRLFVRSFQRNLLIKGFGRRNTLIVGFNPKAFDMLDRIERYRALGLDVKGFIAVYDENIGKEYKGIKVLDNYQNIEKAIDETDTREVIIALDKHHEDAMIGVIAKCDPKNVGLKIVPDLYEIISGQARTTHIYGFPLIDIMPELMPEWEKKVKRLMDISISLIILLISLPVTLIISVLIKLDSPGTVLYKQKRSGLNGKEFDIYKFRSMRNDAEKSTGPVWSQKNDPRITRVGKFIRKVRIDEIPQMINVLKGEMSLVGPRPERPFFVEKLSQEIPLYKKRLKVRPGVTGWAQVKHKYDETIEDVKTKLRYDLFYIENMSLRMDFKILFRTVFVVLFGKGHYE, translated from the coding sequence TTGAACAGAAAACTAGAAAAAATATTAGTATTAACGGTTGACTTTATTGCTATCAATTTAGTCTGGACTCTTTTCTATCTGCTGAGGGTGGAATCCGGTTTATTCAGCCTTTTCTCTGAACCTGAGTTCCTCCTTCCTATGTTTGTAGTCTATCTCTACTGGTTTTTTGTGTTCATATTCGTGGGAATGTACCGCACGTGGTTTGCTCTTTCTCGCTTTGATGAGCTTTCCACGCTGTTTAAAACGTCATTTGTTGCAATCTTTATTCTCTTCTTTGTAATCTTCCTCGATGATTATATGCACGGCGAAGCCTCCAATAACAGAATACTGATCTTCATTTACTGGGGAGTCTTTTTCATTATTGTCAGCTTCGGAAGGCTTTTTGTTAGAAGCTTTCAGAGAAACCTGCTCATTAAGGGCTTCGGCAGGAGAAACACACTTATCGTCGGCTTTAATCCTAAAGCTTTTGATATGCTGGACAGGATTGAACGCTACAGGGCGTTGGGACTGGACGTTAAGGGGTTCATAGCCGTTTATGACGAAAATATCGGTAAGGAATATAAAGGAATTAAAGTTTTGGATAATTATCAGAATATTGAAAAAGCAATTGATGAAACAGACACAAGGGAAGTAATAATTGCTCTCGATAAGCACCACGAAGATGCAATGATTGGTGTTATAGCAAAGTGCGATCCCAAAAATGTGGGCCTGAAGATTGTACCCGACCTTTATGAAATTATAAGCGGTCAGGCAAGAACAACCCATATCTACGGATTTCCGCTTATCGACATTATGCCGGAGCTGATGCCGGAATGGGAAAAAAAAGTAAAACGCCTAATGGATATTTCCATTTCTTTGATTATTTTATTAATTTCTCTTCCGGTTACGTTAATTATTTCTGTTTTAATAAAACTCGACAGCCCGGGTACCGTGCTCTACAAGCAAAAGCGTTCAGGACTTAACGGTAAAGAATTTGATATCTATAAATTCCGCTCAATGAGAAACGACGCCGAGAAATCTACAGGCCCGGTCTGGTCGCAGAAAAACGATCCCAGAATTACGCGTGTGGGAAAATTTATACGCAAGGTCAGAATTGATGAAATACCCCAAATGATAAACGTCTTAAAAGGGGAGATGAGTCTCGTAGGTCCCAGACCAGAGAGGCCGTTTTTCGTCGAAAAACTCTCGCAGGAGATACCCCTTTATAAGAAAAGGCTTAAGGTACGCCCGGGCGTTACGGGCTGGGCTCAGGTTAAGCATAAGTACGACGAGACAATTGAGGACGTGAAGACTAAACTGCGCTACGACCTGTTTTATATTGAAAATATGTCGCTCCGCATGGACTTTAAGATCCTTTTCAGAACAGTATTTGTGGTCCTTTTTGGTAAAGGACATTATGAATAA
- a CDS encoding radical SAM protein, whose product MNIAFLNPPFHPKYSRGSRSPAVTKSGTVYYPIWLALAAGMAEKNGHNITLIDSPAELLSADETIERLKAFKPGLAVIETSTGSITNDISFSGKLKEAFPGLFICLVGNHVTALHYEVVSENPKIDAVARKEYEETVSELARALDEGTPLDGIKALTWRKDGQTLTNEPRPDNMDLDSMPFASQVFKRFCSPHNYFFSAGRFPQMMVYTGRGCPYLCSYCVYPQNFYGHNYRHRSPENIAAEFRYIEENFPDVVEVTIEDDTFTVYKKHTIEVCKLLIAQKNHLTWTCNVRADLDEETMRWMKKAGCRLIIIGFESGSNEILKLMKKGLRTEQFKAAQNAKKVGLLVHACYMMGNRGETLSTMKETLELAKKMNTDTAQFFPLMIYPGTEAYEWAKKEGLINAKSFDEWLTPEGLHNTVVRTHDLSGQEIVDFCNYARREYYLRPAYFAMKLKNIVTNPAELRRTVKAFLTFYKYLFNKNNKENKKKFERKLAEISTGSSSPLGASSASGEGEKKEEMTAQR is encoded by the coding sequence ATGAATATAGCTTTTCTAAATCCGCCCTTTCATCCTAAATATTCCCGCGGCTCCCGCAGTCCTGCCGTTACTAAAAGCGGTACCGTCTATTACCCCATTTGGCTGGCACTGGCGGCGGGGATGGCAGAGAAAAACGGGCATAATATCACCCTGATTGATTCTCCTGCCGAGCTCCTTTCGGCAGACGAGACAATTGAAAGACTTAAAGCATTTAAGCCCGGTCTGGCGGTAATTGAAACCAGCACCGGCAGCATCACTAACGACATTAGTTTTTCGGGAAAACTCAAGGAAGCCTTCCCGGGCCTTTTTATCTGCCTTGTTGGTAACCATGTTACTGCTCTTCATTATGAAGTGGTTTCCGAAAACCCAAAAATTGATGCTGTAGCCCGAAAGGAATACGAAGAAACAGTCTCTGAACTGGCAAGGGCTCTTGATGAAGGTACGCCCCTTGATGGGATTAAAGCCCTGACCTGGAGAAAAGACGGGCAGACACTGACGAATGAACCCCGCCCGGACAATATGGACCTCGACAGTATGCCTTTTGCAAGTCAGGTCTTTAAGCGCTTCTGCAGCCCTCATAACTATTTCTTCTCTGCAGGCAGGTTCCCGCAGATGATGGTCTATACAGGACGCGGCTGCCCCTATCTCTGCTCCTACTGCGTTTATCCGCAGAACTTCTACGGGCATAATTACCGGCACCGCTCACCGGAGAACATTGCGGCAGAGTTCCGCTACATTGAAGAAAATTTCCCGGACGTTGTTGAGGTTACCATTGAGGACGATACATTTACGGTTTATAAAAAACATACTATCGAAGTCTGTAAACTCCTCATTGCACAGAAAAACCACCTTACATGGACTTGCAACGTAAGAGCAGACTTGGATGAGGAAACGATGCGCTGGATGAAAAAAGCCGGCTGCCGCCTTATTATTATCGGCTTTGAAAGCGGATCAAATGAGATCCTGAAACTCATGAAAAAAGGCCTGAGAACAGAGCAGTTCAAGGCCGCTCAGAATGCCAAAAAAGTCGGACTTTTGGTGCATGCATGCTATATGATGGGTAACCGCGGCGAAACACTGTCTACTATGAAAGAGACTCTGGAACTGGCAAAGAAAATGAATACCGATACGGCTCAGTTCTTCCCTCTAATGATATATCCTGGTACAGAAGCATATGAATGGGCAAAAAAGGAAGGCCTTATCAATGCCAAATCCTTTGACGAATGGCTTACGCCCGAAGGCCTGCATAATACCGTCGTGCGTACTCATGATCTTTCAGGACAGGAAATTGTGGACTTCTGCAATTACGCCAGACGCGAATACTACCTCAGACCAGCTTACTTTGCAATGAAGCTGAAGAATATTGTAACAAATCCTGCCGAACTTAGAAGAACAGTTAAGGCGTTCCTGACTTTCTATAAATATCTCTTTAATAAGAATAATAAGGAGAACAAAAAGAAGTTTGAGCGCAAGCTGGCAGAGATTTCAACCGGCAGCAGCAGCCCTCTGGGTGCAAGCTCAGCCTCTGGTGAAGGAGAAAAAAAAGAGGAAATGACGGCACAAAGATAA